TCCGAGTTGGAGAGGTCGAAGTTGAACGCCGTTTTGAGCTTGATCGCCAGGGCGTCGAACTGGTTGCCCAGCTGTTCGATCTGGCCGCCCAGTTCGGTCATGCCCTTCACGCGCAGCTCCAGCTGGCGACCGGCGAGTCCCTCGCGCAGGTCCTTCAGGCCCTTCTTCTGCTTCTCGACCTCCTTGGGGTCAATATTGATGGGCTTGACCGGGGGACGGCGCGCCGCCTCGGTGTTCAGGCGGGTGAGTTCGGCGTGGTAATCCCGCACCAGCTTCTGGGCGCGGGCCACCTCCTTCTCGTCCACCTCGATGATGCGCTCGCCGAACAGGGTCACGCCCTTGACCCGGCCCGCCTCGGCGTTCTTCAGGGTCTCCAGGGCCAGCAGGTACTTGGCCTTGGTGTTGTTGAGTTCGCCCCCCTCCTTGGTCAGGGCCCGCACCCGCTTCATCGTGCCTTCGAAGCTGGCCTCGTTCGCCGCGTCCGCCTCGGCGTAGGTGTCGCGCATCGTGGCGAAGTGGTTGTTGATCGCCACAGCGGCGGCGGCCGTGCCGGCGATCACCAGCAGCCAGGGGTTGGCGGCGATAAAGGCGGCGGTGGCTTTGGCCGCGCCGATGATGGCGGGGATGTAAGTGGTCTTGATCGCGGTGGCCGCGCCGATGATGGCCAGCCGGGACGCGGCAAAAATACCGGGCAGCGCGGTCCACGCTCCGAGGACAGCCGCCTTGATCATTTCCTGTCGCAGGTACACGAAGGCCAGGCCCACGCCCGCCGCCACGATGGCGGTGTTCTGCAGCAGCAGCTTCAGGCGCTCGCCGTCGTTCAGAAACACGCGCACGCCTTCCACCACGTTGCGGATGCCCTTCACGATGCTGGTCAGGGCGGGCAGGAAGATCAGGCCGATCATGGCCGTGAACGCCTCCCACTCGGCGCCCAGCACCTTCACCTGACCCGCGTAGCTTTCCATGCGCTCGCGCGCCACGCGGGCCGCCTCACCCTGCAGGCCCATCGCCTTGATGTTTTCTTCAATCGCGGCGTTCGTGGTCCCGAAGAACGACCGGGCGGCGCGCCCCGCATCCGACCCGAAGATGTCGGTGATCAGGTCGTTGCGGCGTTCGTCGGACAGCTCGGCGAGCTTCTGACGGGTTTCTTCCAGCACCTCGCCCAGGGGGCGGGTGGCGCCGGTCGCATCGTAGAAACTCACTTCCAGTTCCTTCAGGGCGCGTTTGGCCGTGTCGCTGGGCGCCTGCAGGCTGGTGAGGAACGTCTTGAACGACGTGCCGGCGTCCGACATCTGTTTGAAACCGGCCTGGGCCAGCGTGGCGGCGTACCCCGCGACCTGCTCGATGTTCAGCCCGGCGTCTTTCGCCGTCGGCCCGAGCGAGGCGAAGAACTGGCTCAGATCCGCCGCGCCCAACGTGGTTTTGTTGGCGAAGTTGGCGAACACATCCGCCACACGGGGCAGATCCTCGGCCACGAGGCCAAAGGCGGTCATGGCCGAGACCGCCATGTTCGCCCCTTCCCCCGCCGTCACGCCTGCGGCCCCGGCGAGGTTCAGCGCCCCGGCGAGCCCGCCACCGATCACCTGCTGGGCGCTCAGACCCGCCTTGTTCAGCTCCAGCATGGCGAGCGCCGCTTCTTTCGGCCCCACCCCCAGGTCGGTGCCCAGGTTCATGGCGGCGTCTTTCAGCTGCGCCAGCTGCTCGGCGGTCGGCTGGGTGAGCGCCTTGATATTGACGAGCTGTTCCTCGAACGCTGCGCCGCTGTTCACCGCCGCAGTGAAGGCCGTGGCCAGCACGGTGATGGCTGCTGCCGTGGCGCCCGCCACGAACGCCAGGGCCTCGGCGCTGATCGCCATCCGGCCCAGCGCGGCGGCGCCGTTGCTGGCCCCAGTGGTCAGGCCCGCGAAGGCCCCGGCGCTGCCCCCCACGGTCTGCGCCAGCTTGGGCCCGGTCAGCCCCTGCAGGGCCGAGTTCACATTGGCCCCAGCCGCCTTGCCCAGATCCGCCGCGGCCTTGGCCACCTGGGCCTGCCCGGACTTCATGCCCAGCGCGAGGCCCTCAGCGACGTTCAGGCCGAACAGCTGGGCAAGGCGGCTGGGGCTGCGGATCTGCAGGCGGGTTTTGAGGGCGGAGATGACCTCGTCCCCGAGGTCCTGGGCGCCGCGGCCCACCTTGGGTTTGCCCGCGCCCATGCCGGTAAACAGTCCAGTGTTGATGGCACCACCCAACCCAGCCGCGAGCACGCCCAGGGGGCCACGGATGCGGGCAATGCCGTCCAGAATGGCAATGCCCGCGTTGTAGGCAAAGCCGCCCTTGGTGGCCTCGCCCATCGCCCCGTCGACGACCCGCTGCGCCTGCGTGGCCAGCTGGACGGCCTTGAGCACCGCGTCCCCGCTGGTGCCGCCAGCCGCGGCCAGTTTCAGCAGCTCGTCGCGGAGCTTGGCCGCACTTTTGGCGGCCTGCTCATCGGTCAGGACCTGAAGCCGCCACAGATTGTTCACGGTGCCCAGGGTCTGGGCGTAGGCCTTCATCTGCCCCTCGGCGGTCTGCAGGCCTTTGGGCTGTCCCACCGTGTTCATGGCCGCCTGCACGCCCGCGCTGGTCGTCACCAGGCCCGTCATGACGTTGCTGAGGCGTGCGGCGGCCCGGCTGCCCTTGTCCAGCCCCGGGGCCATCAGTTCGGCCTGGGCGGTGAGGCGGGCGAGGCGCGTTTCCAGCACGCGCAGCTGGTCGCCGGTGGCGTTGTCGCCCAGGCGCTTGAGCTCCTGCTGCACCACCCGCAGGCGGTTGCTCAGGCGGTCGAGCTGACTGTCCTGGGCGCGGCGCTCAGGGCGGCTGCCCGGCTTGGGGAGCGGCGGCAGGCTGAATTTGATGGGGACTTCACGCTCGCGGAACAGCCGCGCGAACCGTTGCTCCATCTCCTCGATTGCTCGGATGGGCTGGGTGTTGTCCAGCAGCATCGTGTCGCGCAGTTCGGCCACGGGGGATTGCTCCTTTTCAAATGACGTATGGCGCCGCGTAAAGCGGCGCCATAGCCATGGGCTGACTACCAGTTAAAACTGGGCATGAGGTCCCAGGTGTCCGGCAGGACGAAGGCGAGGGATGAAGCAGGAGGACTTCCAGATGATCGAGACGCTGTCGGAACACGGACACCGCGCGGTGTCCGTGTGTCATGCGTTTCACAGGCTGCTTGGCGGCAATTTTCTCTTCAATGAATTGGCTATGGCGCGCGCTTCAGGCGACCTCGGAAGCGAGATGTAGTCCACATTCTCCATCTGCTCCGTGACTGCAGGACCTGCTGAACGATCACTGCCTTCCGACGAACCCGGGACTATGATCTGAATTCTGCCGATGAGTGCACTGGCGCTGACCTTGATGCTTGTAATGGCGCCGAACAGATAGCTTTTCATTTTCCGCCTGAACATCGTTTGCGACGCCGGACCACCTCTGACAAGTAATTTATGCTGATCTGCTTCCACGAGCCCTCCACGTTTTGAGTGAAGGCGACTACTCAACGCCACACCCAATGCCGCGCTTAGCAGACAAATGTATCCCTAATTGAGCTTTTTTATATTTAACATTCTGCCATCACGTACTTTAGAAGTGCAGAGGAAATTAGTAGCACCAAAGGTTTGCCCGACGATCTGCCAATTTGAAGGTATTGGAAGACCGAGATCACACACGGCAACAACAGTGTTCATTGGAGCATCGCTTAAATCAATGATTTTGTATTGAAGTGAGCCAGGTTGTGAACATTGAAAAGGGTTTTCACCATGCCGGACAACGACCCAACCTGAAGGAGGTGCTTGGGTGGCACACATGAAGTTCTCTCGAGGCGTCCAAGTAGATGTGGAAGGAGAAGTGGGCACAGGTGTTGGAGCTGGGGTAGGCACAGGTGTTGGAGCTGGAATAGGCATGGGTTTTGGAGCTGGAATAGGCATGGGTGCAGCTTTGGGCTCAGTACCTCCGGTGAAGGCGACCCATTCCTGTATCCGCTGTTGAGTAATTGGTCCACTAGAGATAGGTGGCAAAGTGAACGTGACTCGAGTGTAAGATGGATTCTCCACCCGTATAAATACGACCTTTTGGTTCTCTGGGCAGTCCACTATCCAGTTGAAACGGAAGGCATCTTTAGGGTGAATACAGAAATTCCATCTTGAATCGGCTCCACTCCACGTATTACCTTTCGGGTTATCTGCATAATAATAGAAGGGCATGCCTGGTTTCATGGGCCGGTCATATATTGTTCTGCATGCACCTGCATCAATCTTATACCATCCCACAGAGTCGTACCCAGGACTATTCCATACCACCCTCGCTATGGACATAGAGCTATTAGAATCATTACACGCTCTTAGCTGGGCGTAGGCATTGGAACCAAAAATGCATAATGCTATAGATATGAATCGATAATTCAACAAACCTCTAAAATATTTCCAAAAAGAGCGTGGTGGGCAAATATGATGAATACCGACGACGAATCGAAAGTATCTGCCATAAGGACCGTCCAACTTTATCATTACAACCCCTCCTTTTAATAGCGGCGTGTATATTTATAGCAACAAACTAACATCCCTTGGGCGACTATTCAGCGCAGCATTGATGAACAGTTACGAGCGATATTCCCGAAGCACCTGTTCTTCAACTTGGAGTCTGGTTTCAACTGATTTACCCAACTCGCCAAACATCTTTGAACGATGGTTTACAAGAATGAAGGACAAAGTCCTGAACACGTTGGCAAATCTCTCTTCTGGCTCAACAATTTCAATCAATGACTTACCTTCTCAATCTCTTTAACTTGATCCGCTATGGTAGATTCATAATTATATAAGGCAGACTTTATATAAATAACGTAGAATTTCTTGATGAACCCACATTCCTGAAAAGTAACGTCAATCAGTTCACAAAACCCAAAAGCGTCAATCTTGCCTATGCTGTTGTTGGAGAGGCCAACATGCATAAGGAGTAGACGGGCTGACGTGAGGATCGCTGCTTCGCCCAGATTGGTGTGTGCCTCAAAGCGAATCTGCTTACCTGGCAACAGACCCGCGTCAGTGTTCTTGCCTAAGCCGCCAGGCAAGGCGCTTCTCGACTTGTAGCCAAGGGAGACGTCATGGCGGCCTTCGGGCATGCTGCTATCAAACCACGATTCTTCTGACTTATTGACACCTGTGCAGATCCGTGATTTTGAAATCTGGATCAGGAGTAGATGGATGACCACAGTTACCGCGACTCCTGCTCACCTACGTATCGAGCCAAGCCCCCAGAGCGTGACCAATCTAAGCAGGCATCAATATTTCCACAATTCTTGCAGCAGTTGCCGGATGCGCGCGTGGGTGCGGTGCCGCGCTGCGAACAGGGCGGGGCCGATGAAGGGTCCGGGCAGCAGGTAGGCCCGGCCACTGCGCCCGAAACGCAGGAGCCCGCCGGGCGGCAGGGCCTCCAGGTAGCTGGCCAGCTGCGCCGGGGTCAGGGCGTGGGGGACGGTGCCGTACTCCACGAAGCTGGCGTAATTGGCGCGGTCGCCCACCTGGATGCCGATGACGCTGCCGCTGGCGTGGCCGCTGGCATAGATGTGCCGCAGCAGGGCCCTGCTGCGGCGGTACTCGCCCGGCGCGGTCTGGTACACGTTCAGCAGGGCGCCCCGCCGGGCGTGCAGCTCCGCCGTGCGGGCGCCCTGCTGGGCGATGGCCCCCAGGTTGCGCTGCAGCGCCTGGGCCCGTTTCCGGAACACGCTGGCGCTGCCCCGTTTGGTTCTGGCCTTCATCGCCGCCGCCGCTGGGCGCGCAGGGCCGCCCAGTTCGCGCGGTCCTGGGCCAGCTGCGCCTCCTGGGAGGTGGGCAGGGGATGGGGGATGCCGGCCAGATCCCGCAGGTGGCGCAGGTACGCTTCGCGCGCCGTGGTGTCGTAGTCGTAGAGCGGCGGTGGCGGAGACCCCTCGCCGATCCACACGGTCTTCACGCCCAGGTGCTCGTGTTCCGTCATGGCGTGGTAGCGCCGCGCCGCATCTTTGCGGACCAGGGCGGCCCGCAGGTCGGCGAACGCGGCGGGCGGCAGGTCCAAGACGCCCGTGCCCATCCCCACGATGAGGTCGGCAATCTCCTCTAGGAGCTTCCGGTCGAGGGCGGAGGCGGCGTCTCCAGGGTGCTCAACTCGGCCTGCAGGAGACGCTGGTACAGGCTGAGGGGTTTTGCCGCCACCTCGTCAACCCGGTTCAGGTCGAAGATGGCGCCCAGCAGATCGGCCAGATCCGGACCCAGCACCTGGTCGCGGTCCTCGGCCCGTGGCACGGCCGCCAGCAACACGCGGTCCAGCAGCAGTTGCAGGTCCTCTTCCTGGCTGGGGCTGTCGCTGGCGCGCTCGCGGAACGCCTTGAGCACCGCCCGCAGGTCGGCGTAGCAGGCACCGAAGGTCTTGTAGGACCAGGGCTCCAGCGTGATGGTGGCCCCGCTGGTCAGGGTGTAGGGCCGGCTGTAATAGCTCATGGGAAACTCCCGGGCAGTGCGAAAAGGAAGTCCAGGCCGGGACACAGGGCCCCGGCGCGTTTGGGGAGGGGCTCAGTCGTAGTACGCGGCGATCAGCTTGTCGATGATCGCCACTTCCTGGTTCTCGGGCACGTCCAAGATGTCGTAGCCCCCATTCACCTTCACGGGGCTGAACGCCGCGTCAATGGTCGAGGGAATCACGTACCCCGCCGGGGGGGCGAGCAGGGTGTAGGCGAACTTCAGCGCGGTTTCGTTCTCGCCGTCGCGGCCCGAGCCGTAGCCGTCGCCGCGCAGCACGACGGCGGGCGCCACGAAGATTTCCAGCGGCTGGCCTGCAATGGCGCTCACGCTCACATCGATCAGCATGCCGGTGAAGCTGGCGCGGTTGCGCGGAATGACCACCAGACCGCTGGACTCGGGAATGACGCCACGGTCGGTGAAGGTCACAGTGCCGCTGGTGTTGGTGGTGCCGTCCGTTTTCCAGTTAACAGGTTCGGTGCTGCTGGTGGTGCCGGCCGTGGTCACTTCGTAATAGTGGCCGTTGGCAGAGGTGGGCACCACGAACTGGCCTGCGGCATAGGCGGTGTTGGCCTGGAACGCCGCGATGGGCGTGGCGCCCGCCGCGACGGCTTTGCTGCCCGCCCAGAGACCACGAATGATGTGGTTGCGCACCGAGATGGTTTCAAACGTGCCGGTTTCTTCCACACGGGTGGTGACTTCCAGCACGTCGCGCAGGTTGCCGTACACGGCGCTGCCGATCTTCTTGGTGGTGGGGGTGTAGGTCTCGCTGGGCGCGCGGACGTGCCCCATGTTGATGGCCTGCCGGCCCGCCGTGGGGTTGAAGAAAGGGCTGGCCGCGTCCGGCACGAACAGGCGGTAGCCCCCGCTCAGGTTGATCATGCGCTTGTCGAGGTTGTCAGTGTTCTGCACTTTGTCGTACATCGGGAACTCCTATGTCGCGGGTTTCGAAGATGAGGACGATGCGGGTGTGGTCGATCTCCTCCAGCACCTGACAGCTGTTGAGCTTGAACGGGGTGGGCCGCACCGGCGTGGTGTCGAGCGCCCCGCGCACGCGCCCATCAAGGGCCTGGGCGTGCCCGAGGCTGGGGGCCATGACGTCGATCTGCAGCCGACCCAGGTCCTTGGGCCCATCGCGGACCTCCAGTTGGCCGTGGTAGAGCTGCACGTACCCGAGCGGGGCGCGCTGCTCGAAATACACCTGCAGGCCGCTGCGCCCCTCGGGCAGGGGATCGCCGGCCTCGTCCACTTCCAGCCAGTCGGCGGCGTCCAGCAGCTGCAGGGGCCGGAGAATGGGCACCGACCCGGGCAGGGCCGCGCGCAGCCGGCTGGCGATCTGGTCCAGCACGGCTCACCTCCGGAGGATGCACAGGGCGCGGCGCAGGCCGGTGAAATCGCTGGCCTGACTCCAGCTGCGCACCTCCAGCCGACCGCCATCCCAGGGTTCCCGCAGGAAGGAGCCCTTGGGTGGCCGCTGATCGGCCGGATTCACCGTGAGGAGACGAACGTCGCGGAACGGCACCTGCTCCGCCGTGGCAAACGCCTCAGCGGCGGCCACCTCATCCCGGTTGCCCTTGACCGGGTCTTTGACACTGAACGTGCACAGATACGGGGTGGTCCGTCCGCCCTGGGTGTGCTCGAACGTGCCCCGGTGCCGGAACATCAGCCCCGCATTGGCCTGCACCTCGCCCTGCGCCTCGCGCCGCAGCGCCTGCAGCTCAGGGTCGTCCCGGAGGGTCACCGCAGCCCCCAGGGGTCAATGACGGGGCTGGGGTTGGCCCGGCGTGGCCCAGGCGCCGCCGCGGGCGGTGCCAGGCCCGCGAGCCCCTCGGCCACGGCCAGCCAGCCCTGGAAGATGGCGACGCGGCCCAGGATGTCGCGCTCCGTGGTGATGTCCCCCTCGGCGCGGAACTTGTCCGCCCGGCGGGTCTGGGCCATGATCACGGCGGTCAGCGCCAGGACCTGGACGTGGGCCTGGCGCTGCTCGGGCGTCGCGCTCGCCTGCTCAGCGGCCATCGCCTCCCACAGCGCCACACGCTGCGCGTAGTCGGTCGGCGTCAGGGCGAAATCCTCGGCGACCAGGCCGTACCGCCCTTCCAGGCGCGCCGCCGCCGAGAGGGCGGGGGGCTGCGGCGCGGTCATTACGCCCCGTCAGCGCCGGCGAAATGCGCCGCGACCTTTTCCACCATTTTGGCCGCGTCCTCGTCGGTGACGCCTTCGATGGCGGTGAGCTGCGCCGCGCTGCGGCCACGCAGGCTCTCCCAGGTGGTCAGCCCGATCCTGGCCAGCGCCCCCCGGCGCGCGAAGTTAACGGGCAGCTCGGTGCCTTCGGCCGGCGCGAACACCGTCTCGAAGGTGGTGAGGCGGGCCTGCGCGACCTGGAGATCCTGCTCCGCCTTCTCGGCCCGGGTGGTGAGGGCCGAGACCTGCCCCTCGGCCTGCTCGGCGCGGCGGACCAGGTCAGCGCTGGCCTGCTGTGCCTGGGCCTGCCGCTTGTGCAGAAACGCCACCGCATCCTCCACCGAGGACACGCCCCCATTCGGGTCCAGGGCCGCGTACAGGGGGCTGAGGTCCGGGGGGGCGACCTGGGCCAGCTGGGCCTCCAGTTCCGCCACCCGGGCCTGCGCCTGATCACGCTGCTGCTCGGCGGTGTGCGCCTGGGGGTTCTCGCGGGCCTTAAGTTCGTCGCGGGTGGCCAGATAGCCGCCTTGGCGGTACGCAGTCAGCATTTCGTCACTCACTTCCACGGTCTCCGGTGGGAAGACAGTGCCGGGGTTGTACCACTGCTGGCCGTGGTACAGGCGCTTATCCACGATGAGCTCTTGTTTCTTCATGGGGTGCTCCTGGATGGGGGCTGCCTGGAACAAAGTTGCAGGCGGCCCCCAATGTGAAGTGGGCGAGGGAGGTTACTGGGTACCAACGATCACGAGACCGCTTTCGTCGCGAACTTCGGCGCCCGTCCAGTCGGAAGCCTTGTACTCGATTAAGTGGCGGTCGAAGCTGCCCATGCGCTCGAAGTTCGCCACATCGGACACACGGGCGAACAGGCGCGCGCCGCCCTCATAGCCCTGCAGGGTGGCGAAGTCCACCGGCTCCGCGTCCCGGTCGGCGGCGATGTAGTCGGTTTTGGAGTGGCCAGGGTAGCCACTGACGTCCATGCGCGAGAGGATTTCCTCGGCGTGCACCTCGTACGCCTGGTACAGCGGGTTGCTGGTGCTGACCTGCGTGGCCGGACCATTCGCCCCACCCTGAGGCGCGAGCGTCTGCGTGTTGCGCGCGGTGTTCGCCTGACCACGGTACTGCCCAGGCACGTACAGATCCGTCAGGCGGCGGATGTATTCCCGCCCGTGAATCACGCGGTAACCCAGCAGCGCGTCAACAGCCGTGATGTTCGCCAGCACAGGTCCCGCCGGGCCCGTCACGGGTATCGTGATGCGCTCAGCCTTGCGGCGGATGGCGTCCATGATCGTCCAGGCGCGCGTACGCGCCGCCGCTTTGCCCAGCTCTTCCTGCGCATCCAGGAACTCGCCCAGCCGGTCGCGCATCAGCATTTCCATCGTGAGCTCGAAGCCCAGCTCCATGTTCGCCACGCTCAGCGTCCCGGTGCGCCCGGTCCAGCTGGTCTGCTTGTGCGGCGTGCCTTCCTTGCGGAAGGCCAGGAAAGGATCTTCCAGGTCCACACCGTTGCTGGTGGCGACCGGAATCAGGTCCGTCACCGTGCGGCGGCGCACGATGGTGTAGAGGTTGGTGTTGAACGGGTTGGCCTGCCCGTCGCGCTCGATCTCGCGGGTGGTCCCGATGGCGAAGCTCAGGTCGGTGCTGGTCAGGGTTTCGACCACGCGCACCGCGTCCTGGCCCAGGTCCTGGATATCGTTCAGGTAGGGCTGCACGCGGCGCAGGGTGGCCGCGTAGGCCTCGGGGTTGGTGGCGCGCAGTTCGGCGCCGGCCTTGAGTTGCTGCTTGAACAGCTGACCGCCAAAGCCTTCATGGAATCGCTTGAGGCTGGCCAGGGCCAGGAAGGTCCCGGTCAGCTGGTTGGCGTCCTGGCCGCGCAGCGCGGGGCGGCTGCGGATGGCCTCGCGGAACTTGTGGAACGTGGCGGTGATCTGGTCCTTTTTCACAGGGGGTCCCTCCCGGGATGGGGGATGTGGCGACAGACGACGGGGCCGCCCAGCAGGTGCTTGGGCGGCCCTGGAACAAGTTCAGGCTTCAGGTGTTGACCCGGATCGCCACCCCCAAGCCGCCGCCCGGCCCTTCAATGGGCATGACGCGCCCCACGTACAGGTCGGTGGTGGTGGTGGTCAGCATCCCGGCGGCGCTGAGATAAACCTTCTGGCCGATCACGACGCCGGCGGGCATGGCCCCGAGGTCCAGGATCTGGCCGAAGCCGGGCACGTAGCAGCTGGCCTCGCCGTCCTTCAGGCCCTGGCCCCAGCCCAGCGCGCGCTGGGCTGGGGTCTGGCGTTCGGTGAACGGCACCACCAGCACGGGGTCGCCGGCCGGGCCGATGGTGGTGGGCCGGCCGCTGACCGTGCCATCGGGCACGGGGAGGGCGATGGCCAGGCCACGCCCGTGCTGATCGCCGTAGTATTTCTGGTTTTTCATGGATGCCTCCGGAGGCAGGAAAGTGGGGGGAAACGGGGCGGGGGGCTGGGGTCAGCGCAGCATGCCGACCAGCAGGCTGTCGCCGCTGAGCGAGGCGTCCTCGGTCAGCGGCACAGGCTGGTCGTTGTTGCCGGTGGGCAGCTTGGGCGCCGGCACAGGCAGGCGCTGGGCACCCTCACGCTGCTGGGTTTGCTCGACGGGGCGGGCGCCCAGAACGTGCTGGCGGGCCGCCACCTGGCGGGTGATCACGGCCTTGGCCGCGTCGTCGGTCTCGGCGCGCACCGCCTCGGCCAGCAGGGCGTCGCGCCACTGGGCGTTCAGGTCCACCTGGGTGTCGCCGTCCTGGTAGGGGGGCAGCACCGGCAGGTTGGCGGCGGCAATGGCGTCATCCACCAGCTTGGCCCGGCTTTCCTTGACCAGGCCCTGCTCGGCGGTCACAGCGCGCACGGTGGCCGCCTGGAGGTTCGTTTCCAGGGTGGTGACCTGGCCGGTCAGCTCGGTGATGCGCGCGGTCTGGGCCAGGCTGTCCGAGGCAATCGCTTCGAGCACGGCCTGGTACTCGCCGGTGTGCTCTTTCTTGACCTGTTCCAGCGTCTTGCCATGCTTGGTCAGCAGCTCCTGCACTTTGGGGTGAATCACGGGTTGCTCCTGTGCCGGCGTGGGGGCCGGACGTGGTGAGGGGGCGGGGGGCGCGGGGCGGGTAGGGGGCGGCGCGAAGCCGCCGGCAGGGCCGGACTCGGCGTGCACCTGGCCGATGGCATTGGCGGGCAGGGCCACGAAGTCAATGGTCAGGAAGGTCAGGTCGTCGCCAGTGACGGCAATGGGCGTTTCGGGGTCGAGCAGGCCGGTGGGGTCATCAATCCCCAGCTCGGCAAACGTCAGCCACTTCACGCTGCTGTAGCCGTTCGTGCTGATGCCGACGTACACACCGTCCTGCAGCAGGGTCTGCACCAGGGCGCCACCCTCGGTGCGGGTGTACACGCCCTCGCCGGACACCACGGGCTTGCGGACGCGCTGCCCGGAATCGGGCGGCCACTCGATTTCGCGCTCTTCGATACTCAGCGCGGTCCAGCGGGCGGCAATGGCGTTCAGGCGACCTTTCCAGCCGTCATCCCAGCCCGGGTGCTCCAGCAGGGCGGTGAGCTTGCCCTGCTCCATTGCCTTCTGCGCCCGAGCAATCGCGCCTTCGTAGGCGCTGCGCGGGTAAAAGCGCCAGTTCAGGTTGATGATGTCGCACACCGCAATGTCGGCGCGGAATGTTACCAGTTCCTGGTCGGTGCCTTCGACCGCCTCGCGGCTGATTTCCTGCACGGCGCCCAGGCGCAGGGGCTGTTCGTGCAGGGCCACGTTCTTATCGACCTGGCCCGCGTGCACGCCCTGTTCCCGAAGGGTTTCGGGTGTGGGGCGGGTGGGGGGCTCGGCGGCCCCCTCCTGTAGCGCGGTGAGGCTGGACGGCACAGCAGGCAGGGGAAAGGGGCTGCTGATCAGCCCCAGGGAGCGGAGGTGGGCGCAGGGGCTCCGGGTCGTGGTCATAGGGCTCCTTTACTCGCGCAGCAGCTGCTGTGTGCCGACGTGGACGCCGAACTGTGGGTCGGGGCTGGAGCGGCGGGTTGCTGCGACAGGCTGCCATCCCACGACGAATGTGCTGTGGTCGCTGGGATGGCAGCGGGCGCTGAATCCCGCGTGTTGCAAGACGCGCTGGAACGCCAGCAGCTGGTCGGGGTTGATGCCAAACGTGTGGAGTTTGACCTCCACACTGTTCAGGCCGCTGCGGCCACCCGCCGCCTGACGAATCTCGGCGTAGGCGTGGGTCAGAGCGGGCTTGATAGCGTCGCGGTTGACCCTGGCATGGTCCTGCTGAGCTTTCTGAGCCAGCTGGGCAGCCTGCGCCGCAGTGATGGGGGCGGAATCCGGGTCAGTCATACGGGACACCTCGCAGGGGCGGGGAAAGGGCGGCGAGCGGGCATGGGTCAGGGGCCACACGGCCAGGCCGGGTGGGATTGGGGCATCACAGTCACCTCCAGGGGCAGGGCTACTGACGGCGGGTGGCGGGGCCGCGCTCCGGGCGCCGGTCCAGGCAGATGGGGGCCCGGGAGTTGGCTCGGTGCGGCAGGGTGCGGGGCACGAACAGCGAGACGGGGGGCCGGGGCACCAGCATCTGGCTCAGCGAGCCGGCCAGGGACAGGTCACTGAGCAGCGCCATCAGAACGAAGGATTTCCTCATCCCTGTTTCTCCTTGGGGGCCTTGGGGTCGCCCGGCATGGGTTTGGGGGTCTGACCCTGCCGGCGCTCGGCGATCAGGGCCGGGTCGTAGCCCAGGTCGGCCTGGGCGGTTTCTTCATCCACGATCGCGTGGGTGAGCGCGAGTTCAACGCGCTTGACGATGTCCTCGTAGCTTTCCTCCCGGATTTGCGGGAAGTTC
This is a stretch of genomic DNA from Deinococcus multiflagellatus. It encodes these proteins:
- a CDS encoding DUF1036 domain-containing protein, which translates into the protein MIKLDGPYGRYFRFVVGIHHICPPRSFWKYFRGLLNYRFISIALCIFGSNAYAQLRACNDSNSSMSIARVVWNSPGYDSVGWYKIDAGACRTIYDRPMKPGMPFYYYADNPKGNTWSGADSRWNFCIHPKDAFRFNWIVDCPENQKVVFIRVENPSYTRVTFTLPPISSGPITQQRIQEWVAFTGGTEPKAAPMPIPAPKPMPIPAPTPVPTPAPTPVPTSPSTSTWTPRENFMCATQAPPSGWVVVRHGENPFQCSQPGSLQYKIIDLSDAPMNTVVAVCDLGLPIPSNWQIVGQTFGATNFLCTSKVRDGRMLNIKKLN
- a CDS encoding phage major capsid protein, whose translation is MKKDQITATFHKFREAIRSRPALRGQDANQLTGTFLALASLKRFHEGFGGQLFKQQLKAGAELRATNPEAYAATLRRVQPYLNDIQDLGQDAVRVVETLTSTDLSFAIGTTREIERDGQANPFNTNLYTIVRRRTVTDLIPVATSNGVDLEDPFLAFRKEGTPHKQTSWTGRTGTLSVANMELGFELTMEMLMRDRLGEFLDAQEELGKAAARTRAWTIMDAIRRKAERITIPVTGPAGPVLANITAVDALLGYRVIHGREYIRRLTDLYVPGQYRGQANTARNTQTLAPQGGANGPATQVSTSNPLYQAYEVHAEEILSRMDVSGYPGHSKTDYIAADRDAEPVDFATLQGYEGGARLFARVSDVANFERMGSFDRHLIEYKASDWTGAEVRDESGLVIVGTQ